A DNA window from Salvelinus sp. IW2-2015 linkage group LG4q.1:29, ASM291031v2, whole genome shotgun sequence contains the following coding sequences:
- the LOC111961369 gene encoding hypermethylated in cancer 2 protein-like, whose amino-acid sequence MEQQNHFKQLLLQLNQQRAKGYLCDVIIVVENALFRAHKNVLAASSVYFKSLVPHDNLINLDTEMVSPSVFRQVLDFIYTGRLSSSDSVSEHSVSSLLTAASYLQLTELAALCRRKLKHNGQTPSSADKLTTSPTPNGHTPGPLRLSSTPLRATPNHQHHNNHSGSRKGNLRNQRWGQEGRLREDLSEEEVFISGSRCASLSPSGGIRVNGLALGLDLSKRSPSGSTATEEVSPSSLPQSSSPHSSSVSPTPPTTAEPRENQRQPPNTSTDLLPRAPCKRPRPHREATNLGETGKALSKGLVKKPGTPGHEKLVRGDRVTPELEDGEVNGEENGQDQSEESGHSGSEGRGGKRNGNTNYIYRQPQPGFEPGVGDNLYVCIPCGKGFPSSEQLNAHVDTHTQDEIYLEEEEEEEEGGGYQKDEDPDADPKVYASRGLEPGADEPRHRCTVCSKSCKDAVSLREHEKSHWLNRPFPCNICGKLFTQRGTMTRHMRSHLGLKPFACEECGMRFTRQYRLAEHMRVHSGEKPYECQLCGGKFTQQRNLLSHLKMHTSPP is encoded by the exons atggaGCAGCAGAACCATTTCAAGCAGCTGTTGCTGCAGCTCAACCAGCAGCGAGCCAAAGGGTACCTGTGTGATGTCATCATCGTGGTGGAGAATGCGCTGTTCCGCGCCCATAAGAACGTCCTGGCGGCCAGCAGCGTCTACTTCAAGTCGCTGGTCCCCCACGATAACCTGATCAACCTGGACACGGAGATGGTCAGCCCCTCCGTCTTCAGACAG GTATTGGACTTCATCTATACAGGTCGTCTGTCCAGTTCTGACTCCGTCAGTGAACACAGTGTCTCGTCCCTCCTGACCGCCGCCTCCTACCTCCAGCTGACCGAACTAGCTGCTCTCTGTCGCAGGAAGCTCAAACACAACGGACAGACCCCCTCCAGCGCCGACAAGTTGACCACCTCCCCAACCCCCAATGGACACACCCCTGGCCCCCTccgcctctcctccacccccctcagAGCAACCCCCAACCACCAGCACCATAACAACCACTCAGGGTCCAGGAAGGGCAACCTGAGGAACCAGAGATGGGGCCAGGAGGGGAGGCTGAGAGAGGATCTCTCTGAGGAGGAGGTGTTTATTTCGGGCTCGCGGTGTGCTTCCCTCAGCCCCTCTGGAGGAATTAGGGTTAATGGGCTGGCTCTAGGACTGGACCTGTCCAAGAGGAGTCCATCAGGAAGCACCGCCACAGAGGAAGTGTCCCCCAGCAGTCTCCCCCAAAGCTCCTCCCCCCACTCCTCATCTGTTTCTCCCACTCCTCCCACCACGGCAGAGCCTAGGGAGAACCAGAGGCAGCCTCCAAATACCTCCACAGACCTCTTGCCTAGGGCCCCTTGCAAGAGACCTCGACCCCACAGAGAGGCCACCAACCTGGGAGAGACGGGCAAGGCACTGTCCAAGGGCCTAGTGAAGAAACCAGGGACACCAGGGCACGAGAAGCTGGTCAGAGGGGATAGAGTGACCCCAGAGCTGGAGGATGGAGAGGTGAATGGAGAGGAGAATGGCCAGGACCAGAGTGAAGAGAGTGGGCACAGTGGGagtgagggaagaggagggaagagaaatgGGAACACCAACTATATCTACCGTCAGCCCCAGCCAGGGTTTGAGCCAGGTGTAGGGGACAATCTGTACGTCTGCATCCCCTGTGGGAAAGGCTTCCCCAGCTCCGAGCAGCTTAACGCCCACGtcgacacacacacccaggatGAAATCTACCtcgaagaagaggaggaagaagaggagggtggTGGATATCAGAAGGACGAAGACCCGGACGCAGACCCAAAAGTCTATGCATCACGGGGGTTGGAGCCTGGCGCTGACGAACCTCGGCATCGCTGCACCGTCTGCAGTAAGAGTTGCAAGGACGCGGTGTCGCTACGGGAACACGAGAAGAGCCATTGGCTGAACCGGCCGTTCCCCTGTAACATCTGTGGCAAGTTGTTCACCCAGCGAGGCACCATGACCCGCCACATGAGGAGCCACCTGGGCCTCAAGCCCTTCGCCTGCGAGGAGTGCGGCATGCGCTTCACACGCCAGTACCGTCTCGCCGAGCACATGCGGGTCCACTCGGGGGAGAAGCCCTACGAGTGCCAGCTGTGTGGCGGAAAGTTCACCCAGCAACGCAACCTCCTCAGCCATCTAAAGATGCACACCTCGCCCCCATAG
- the LOC111961370 gene encoding ubiquitin-conjugating enzyme E2 L3 produces MAASRRLHKELDEIRKSGMKNFRNIQVDESNILTWQGLIVPDNPPYDKGAFRIEIIFPAEYPFKPPKITFKTKIYHPNIDEKGQVCLPVISAENWKPATKTDQVIQSLIALVNDPQPEHPLRADLAEEYSKDRKKFFKNAEEFTKKHGEKRPMD; encoded by the exons ATGGCGGCGAGCAGGAGGCTGCACAAG GAACTTGATGAAATCCGCAAGTCTGGAATGAAAAATTTTCGTAACATTCAAGTGGATGAATCAAATATTTTGACTTGGCAAGGCCTCATTGTTCCA GACAACCCTCCATACGATAAAGGTGCTTTCAGAATCGAAATCATCTTCCCAGCAGAGTACCCCTTCAAGCCCCCCAAGATCACGTTCAAGACCAAGATCTACCACCCCAACATCGACGAGAAGGGACAGGTGTGTCTGCCTGTGATCAGCGCAGAGAACTGGAAACCAGCCACTAAAACTGACCAAG TGATCCAGTCCCTGATTGCGCTGGTCAACGACCCCCAGCCAGAGCATCCTCTCAGGGCAGACCTAGCAGAGGAATACTCTAAGGACCGTAAAAAATTCTTTAAGAACGCAGAAGAGTTTACAAAGAA